From Sporosarcina sp. Te-1, the proteins below share one genomic window:
- a CDS encoding DUF1189 family protein yields MKFHQLFIAAIKEPKKLAAFRLLPIGKVIQYVFIFISIYTIVSFTRFVLGDASLFDASPELLEYSQTIGWLIYPIALVLQFVIATFYIFVRISLFGLAGVLIAMIMKRKAEYRHLWRTTAVSVTVPLLITLVLDSFPAFRSNGIYLSSIVHLLYIAAAVKYYPKMKK; encoded by the coding sequence TTGAAATTCCATCAACTATTTATCGCCGCAATAAAAGAACCAAAAAAACTCGCGGCTTTCAGATTATTGCCGATCGGCAAGGTCATTCAATATGTTTTTATTTTTATCTCCATCTATACCATTGTTTCTTTCACGCGTTTTGTTTTGGGGGATGCAAGTCTCTTTGACGCCTCTCCTGAATTACTGGAATACAGCCAAACGATCGGATGGCTCATTTATCCCATTGCGCTCGTCCTGCAATTTGTAATTGCTACATTTTACATCTTTGTACGGATCAGCCTATTCGGATTGGCAGGCGTGTTAATTGCCATGATCATGAAACGGAAAGCAGAATATCGCCATCTTTGGCGGACGACCGCCGTTTCGGTCACAGTTCCCCTGCTCATTACGCTGGTGCTGGATTCCTTTCCTGCATTCCGTTCAAACGGCATCTATCTGTCATCTATTGTGCACTTGTTATACATTGCAGCGGCTGTGAAATACTATCCGAAAATGAAGAAATGA
- a CDS encoding 4-hydroxy-3-methylbut-2-enyl diphosphate reductase codes for MKVLKISPRGYCYGVVDAMVIARNAALDKTLPRPIYILGMIVHNKHVTDAFEEDGIITLDGKDRLDILNKVETGTVIFTAHGVSPEVRELARKKGLVSIDATCPDVSVTHHLIEEKVAEGYDIIYIGKKYHPEPEGAIGIAPHAVHLIETVEDVENMTIDNEKLLVTNQTTMSQWDVAHIMDALKEKYPHIEVHKEICLATQVRQEAVAEQAGEADLLIVVGDPKSNNSNRLTQVSVEIANTPAYRVSDVSEIDVDWLHGVETVAVTAGASTPTIVVREVIAFLDQFDPEDPSTHKPERKFQLEKILPKIKNPSPVNRIEPYAKL; via the coding sequence ATGAAAGTGTTAAAGATTTCCCCGAGGGGCTATTGCTACGGGGTTGTCGATGCAATGGTGATTGCAAGAAATGCAGCGCTCGACAAAACATTACCAAGGCCCATTTATATCTTGGGCATGATTGTTCATAATAAACACGTTACAGATGCATTTGAAGAGGACGGGATCATCACGCTTGACGGCAAAGACCGCCTGGACATCTTAAACAAAGTGGAAACCGGCACTGTCATTTTTACTGCCCACGGCGTTTCTCCCGAAGTCCGGGAACTGGCTCGCAAGAAAGGACTTGTCTCGATCGATGCCACTTGTCCGGATGTCTCTGTCACCCATCATTTGATAGAAGAAAAAGTGGCTGAAGGATACGACATCATCTACATCGGGAAAAAGTATCATCCCGAGCCGGAAGGTGCAATCGGCATTGCACCGCATGCCGTTCATTTGATCGAGACAGTGGAAGATGTCGAGAATATGACAATCGACAACGAGAAGTTGCTCGTGACGAACCAAACGACGATGAGTCAATGGGACGTTGCCCATATTATGGATGCATTGAAAGAAAAGTATCCACATATTGAAGTGCATAAGGAAATTTGCCTTGCTACCCAAGTCAGGCAGGAAGCTGTCGCTGAACAGGCGGGTGAAGCCGATCTTCTAATCGTCGTTGGCGATCCGAAAAGCAATAACTCGAACCGCTTGACACAAGTGTCGGTGGAGATCGCCAACACGCCAGCCTATCGAGTTTCTGATGTATCCGAAATTGATGTCGATTGGTTACATGGTGTAGAAACGGTGGCTGTCACTGCAGGCGCCTCCACACCAACGATCGTTGTCCGGGAAGTGATTGCGTTCCTTGACCAGTTTGATCCAGAGGATCCATCGACCCATAAACCAGAACGTAAATTCCAATTGGAAAAAATTCTTCCAAAGATCAAAAATCCATCCCCGGTAAATCGGATCGAACCGTACGCCAAATTGTAA
- a CDS encoding DEAD/DEAH box helicase, translating to MSKYTDYQFKPFLRDAIARLGFVQPTPIQKEMIPLILKGSNAIGQAHTGTGKSHSFLIPIVERLEIDTDQLQAVITAPTRELATQLFTELNKLTEETEIRSALLIGGTDKQRTIGKLKSAPHIIVGTPGRIRDMAENGALGIHTASILVIDEADLAFDMGFIEDIDRFAARMPADLEMYVFSATIPEKLKPFLAKYMESPVHIQIGERKPLTEGMHYSLVPVRSMDRKKKLLQVLNSINPYLAIVFTNTKQHADEIAEYLAGHGIKAGRIHGDLTPRERTRMMKQVRDLEFQYIVATDLAARGIDIPGVSHVINYELPDDLEFFIHRVGRTARAGLEGIAITLYEPSEDDKIVQIEKMGIPFVHEDIKNGEWQEVKERHARKRRVKETDELDRKAASYVRKPDKVKPGYKKKMAREMESFKKRERRLKRKK from the coding sequence ATGTCTAAGTATACAGATTATCAATTCAAACCATTTCTACGGGATGCGATTGCCCGTCTCGGTTTTGTGCAACCGACACCAATTCAAAAAGAAATGATACCACTCATCTTAAAAGGTTCGAATGCTATTGGCCAAGCCCATACAGGGACAGGGAAATCACATAGCTTCCTTATACCGATCGTCGAGAGATTGGAGATAGATACCGATCAACTTCAAGCCGTCATCACGGCACCTACACGGGAACTTGCAACCCAGTTGTTCACGGAGTTGAACAAGTTGACCGAAGAGACAGAAATACGGAGTGCTTTGCTGATCGGGGGGACGGACAAGCAAAGAACGATTGGAAAGTTGAAATCGGCACCTCATATTATCGTAGGTACGCCTGGGCGGATTCGAGATATGGCGGAGAACGGAGCACTCGGAATCCACACAGCTTCCATATTGGTAATCGATGAAGCCGATTTGGCGTTTGATATGGGATTCATTGAGGATATCGACCGGTTTGCAGCTAGGATGCCAGCTGATTTGGAAATGTATGTATTTTCAGCTACCATTCCAGAAAAGTTGAAGCCATTTCTTGCAAAGTATATGGAATCGCCGGTCCATATCCAGATCGGCGAGCGAAAACCGTTGACCGAAGGAATGCATTATTCGCTGGTTCCAGTTCGTTCAATGGACAGGAAGAAAAAGCTGCTGCAAGTATTGAACAGCATTAATCCATATTTGGCCATCGTGTTTACCAATACAAAGCAGCATGCGGATGAAATTGCTGAATATTTAGCTGGTCACGGCATCAAGGCAGGGCGTATACATGGTGATTTAACGCCGCGTGAAAGAACTCGCATGATGAAACAGGTGCGGGATCTGGAATTCCAATACATTGTCGCGACGGACTTGGCAGCCAGAGGAATTGATATACCAGGCGTCAGCCATGTCATCAACTATGAATTGCCGGATGACCTGGAATTCTTTATCCATCGGGTAGGAAGGACTGCGCGTGCAGGGTTAGAAGGTATCGCCATTACTTTGTACGAGCCTTCGGAAGACGATAAAATTGTCCAGATAGAAAAAATGGGCATTCCATTTGTCCATGAAGATATCAAGAATGGCGAATGGCAGGAAGTGAAAGAGCGACATGCTAGAAAAAGACGTGTGAAAGAAACGGATGAACTAGATAGAAAAGCTGCCTCCTATGTCAGAAAGCCAGACAAAGTGAAACCAGGTTATAAAAAGAAAATGGCAAGAGAGATGGAGAGCTTCAAAAAGAGGGAAAGGAGATTGAAACGTAAAAAATGA
- a CDS encoding Nif3-like dinuclear metal center hexameric protein, with protein MKKVNGHEIITLFEQWVPKRYAEDWDPVGLHIGQLNRPVEKVVVTLDVNDAVVAEAIENGANLIIAHHPPIFKPMKFLWTDTPQGRLIETCIKNDIAVYAAHTNLDVAPGGVNDLLADRLELTNTLVMEPTIHDPLYKLAVFCPVDHADRLRDALAKAGAGAIGDYVGCSFTSTGTGRFIPAEGADPFIGEIGKSEEVPEERIEVVMPGTLRTKVLKAMLAVHPYEEPAYDFFVLDQRTNELGLGRVGELRESMSLAQFADHVKRTLEVPVVRIVGDLDKPIRKVAVLGGSGHKYIQSAKRKGADVFVTGDMDYHTAQDAENIDLAIVDPGHHVEKVMISGVADYMQKLCAEKNLDVTFIPSTIHTEPFRFG; from the coding sequence TTGAAAAAAGTGAATGGACATGAAATCATCACCCTCTTTGAACAATGGGTACCAAAACGGTATGCGGAAGATTGGGATCCCGTCGGTTTGCATATTGGGCAATTGAACAGGCCGGTTGAAAAAGTAGTTGTGACATTGGATGTGAATGATGCTGTCGTGGCGGAGGCAATTGAAAATGGTGCCAACTTAATCATCGCCCATCATCCGCCAATTTTTAAACCGATGAAGTTTTTATGGACGGATACACCGCAAGGCCGTTTAATTGAAACATGCATCAAGAACGATATCGCTGTGTATGCGGCACACACGAATTTAGACGTGGCGCCCGGCGGGGTCAATGATTTGCTGGCAGACCGCTTAGAATTGACGAATACGTTGGTTATGGAGCCCACAATTCACGATCCTTTGTACAAGCTCGCAGTATTTTGTCCAGTCGATCATGCTGATCGTCTTCGGGATGCTCTGGCGAAAGCAGGTGCAGGAGCGATCGGAGATTATGTGGGATGCAGTTTTACATCGACTGGAACTGGAAGATTTATTCCTGCTGAAGGGGCAGATCCGTTTATCGGAGAGATCGGGAAATCGGAGGAAGTCCCTGAAGAGCGGATAGAAGTTGTCATGCCTGGAACACTTCGGACAAAAGTGCTGAAGGCGATGCTGGCCGTCCACCCATACGAAGAGCCGGCTTATGACTTTTTCGTGCTCGATCAAAGGACAAATGAATTGGGCTTGGGCAGAGTCGGAGAACTTCGTGAAAGTATGTCACTTGCGCAATTCGCCGACCATGTAAAGCGAACTCTAGAGGTGCCGGTCGTCCGGATCGTCGGAGATCTGGATAAGCCGATTCGGAAGGTGGCAGTTCTTGGGGGCAGCGGACACAAATACATTCAGTCTGCGAAGCGAAAAGGTGCAGATGTTTTCGTAACAGGAGATATGGATTACCATACAGCCCAAGACGCGGAGAACATAGATCTAGCCATTGTCGATCCGGGTCATCATGTAGAAAAGGTAATGATTTCCGGAGTCGCAGACTATATGCAAAAATTATGTGCGGAGAAAAATCTTGATGTAACGTTTATTCCGTCTACTATCCATACAGAACCATTCCGATTCGGTTGA
- a CDS encoding Fur family transcriptional regulator, whose protein sequence is MTLDEAWRILSEHQFKRTKNRETLLEYFAEHDKYMSAMEVRNFMAEDNPGISYDTIYRNLATFSELGILEETELNGERHFRMQCDAKNHHHHFICTECGKTRSISHCPMETITGELSGYEVEGHKFEIYGKCPICISQ, encoded by the coding sequence ATGACACTTGATGAAGCTTGGAGAATTTTATCCGAACACCAATTCAAACGGACAAAAAATAGGGAAACGCTGCTCGAATACTTTGCAGAGCACGATAAATACATGTCGGCCATGGAAGTACGGAATTTTATGGCTGAAGATAATCCGGGCATCAGTTACGACACCATCTACAGGAACTTGGCTACCTTTTCTGAGCTTGGGATTCTGGAAGAGACGGAATTGAATGGAGAACGCCATTTTCGGATGCAATGTGATGCGAAGAACCATCATCATCATTTCATCTGCACGGAATGCGGCAAAACGAGAAGCATTTCTCATTGCCCAATGGAAACTATTACAGGCGAGCTGTCAGGTTATGAAGTGGAAGGGCATAAATTTGAAATCTACGGCAAATGTCCGATTTGCATTTCACAATAA
- a CDS encoding deoxyribonuclease IV, giving the protein MLLGSHVSMSGKEMLLGSSKEAASYGASTFMIYTGAPQNTRRKPIEELNIEAGQLHMRENGMSNIVVHAPYIINIGNTTKPETFRLGVDFLQKEIERTGALGVDQIVLHPGAHVGAGPEAGIAKIIEGLNEVLSDDSNVRIALETMAGKGSECGRNFEELARIIDGVTNNERLSVCFDTCHVHDAGYDIVHDFDGVLNEFDRMIGKERISVIHVNDSKNECGAMKDRHENIGFGHIGFDPLCYIVHHPEFQSVPKILETPFIGTDTKNKKAPYEQEIEMLRTKTFQNELLGV; this is encoded by the coding sequence ATCCTATTGGGATCCCACGTATCGATGAGCGGCAAGGAGATGCTGCTTGGTTCAAGCAAGGAAGCGGCAAGCTATGGAGCGAGCACTTTCATGATTTACACGGGGGCGCCGCAAAATACGAGAAGAAAGCCGATTGAGGAATTAAACATTGAGGCGGGACAGCTCCACATGCGTGAAAATGGCATGTCAAATATCGTCGTCCATGCTCCTTATATTATTAATATCGGCAATACGACCAAGCCGGAAACATTTCGCCTTGGGGTCGATTTCCTGCAAAAGGAGATCGAACGGACAGGAGCGCTCGGAGTCGATCAAATCGTACTCCATCCAGGGGCGCATGTTGGAGCCGGACCGGAAGCGGGAATTGCCAAAATCATCGAGGGCCTGAACGAAGTCTTGTCCGATGATTCGAACGTGCGTATCGCCTTGGAAACGATGGCCGGAAAAGGAAGCGAATGCGGCAGGAATTTTGAGGAGCTGGCCCGGATCATCGACGGCGTTACGAACAACGAACGGTTGTCAGTATGCTTCGACACCTGCCACGTCCACGACGCTGGCTATGATATTGTGCATGATTTTGATGGTGTCTTGAATGAATTTGATCGGATGATCGGTAAAGAGAGAATTTCGGTTATTCATGTCAACGACAGTAAAAATGAATGTGGTGCCATGAAGGATCGCCATGAGAATATCGGCTTTGGACATATCGGGTTTGACCCATTATGCTATATTGTTCACCATCCAGAGTTTCAATCGGTGCCGAAGATATTGGAAACTCCTTTCATTGGAACGGATACAAAAAATAAAAAGGCGCCATATGAGCAGGAAATTGAAATGCTGCGAACGAAGACCTTTCAAAATGAGCTGCTAGGTGTATAA
- the ispG gene encoding flavodoxin-dependent (E)-4-hydroxy-3-methylbut-2-enyl-diphosphate synthase, protein MSEMIHRSKTRPVKVGNLTIGGSNELFIQSMATTKTHDVDATVAEILRLEEAGCQVVRVACPDERAAYAIGEIKKRINIPLVVDIHFDYKLALIAIEQGADKIRINPGNIGRQEKVEAVVKAAKAKGIPIRIGVNAGSLEKHILKKYGYPTADGMVESALHHIKILEDLDFHDIIVSLKASDVNLAVEAYKKAAAAFDYPLHLGITESGTLFAGSIKSAAGLGTLLSAGIGNTLRVSLSADPVQEVKVARELLKVFGLSSNAATLISCPTCGRIEIDLISIANEVEEYISTIKAPIKVAVLGCAVNGPGEAREADIGIAGARGEGLLFMKGKTVRKVPEETMVEELKIEIDKIAAEYFEKKRQEELQLQGGSVE, encoded by the coding sequence ATGAGTGAAATGATACACAGATCAAAAACACGTCCCGTCAAAGTCGGTAATTTGACTATCGGCGGCAGCAACGAACTATTCATTCAAAGTATGGCGACAACGAAGACACATGACGTGGATGCGACAGTCGCTGAGATTTTACGTCTTGAAGAAGCCGGCTGCCAAGTTGTGCGGGTTGCTTGCCCAGATGAACGGGCAGCCTACGCGATTGGCGAAATTAAGAAACGTATCAACATTCCATTGGTAGTAGATATCCATTTTGACTATAAATTAGCTTTAATCGCCATCGAACAAGGTGCGGATAAAATCCGGATCAATCCAGGGAACATCGGCCGCCAAGAAAAAGTCGAAGCGGTTGTAAAAGCAGCCAAAGCAAAAGGGATTCCGATCCGCATCGGTGTAAATGCCGGGTCCCTCGAAAAACACATACTTAAAAAATACGGCTATCCAACTGCAGACGGTATGGTAGAAAGCGCGCTTCACCATATTAAGATTCTGGAAGATCTGGATTTCCACGATATTATCGTTTCTTTAAAAGCATCTGACGTCAATTTAGCGGTAGAAGCGTATAAAAAAGCTGCGGCAGCCTTTGATTACCCATTGCATTTGGGCATTACCGAGTCGGGTACATTATTCGCCGGCTCCATTAAAAGTGCTGCAGGTCTTGGAACATTGCTTTCTGCAGGTATCGGCAATACATTACGTGTATCTCTCAGCGCGGATCCTGTACAGGAAGTGAAAGTGGCTCGTGAATTGCTGAAGGTGTTTGGCCTTTCATCCAATGCGGCGACCTTGATCTCCTGTCCTACTTGCGGCCGGATTGAAATCGACTTGATCTCCATCGCCAATGAAGTGGAAGAATATATTTCAACCATCAAAGCTCCTATTAAGGTGGCAGTACTTGGCTGTGCCGTCAACGGACCGGGTGAAGCCCGTGAAGCTGACATCGGCATTGCAGGTGCCCGCGGTGAAGGACTGTTGTTCATGAAAGGGAAGACCGTTCGTAAAGTTCCGGAAGAAACGATGGTTGAGGAATTGAAGATCGAAATTGATAAAATCGCAGCAGAATATTTCGAAAAGAAACGTCAGGAAGAATTGCAGCTCCAAGGCGGATCGGTGGAATGA
- a CDS encoding metal ABC transporter ATP-binding protein, with the protein MKNTIIECKDVSFTYDRTEVLEHISLKVEQGEFWALIGPNGSGKSTLIKLILGLIKPSSGSIELFGENISSFRQRERIGYVSQKSNAFNSGFPATVLEVVRSGLTRKTGLFKRFTKREDQQAMEALKIVKMDSYHSRPIGELSGGQQQRVFIARALVGKPDLLIMDEPTVGIDQQNIASFYTMLQTLNREHGIAILLVTHEIDIVTDLASHVACLNRTIHFHGVQSDYKKMDDIDISNWYGHPVRRVHQSDGEVEK; encoded by the coding sequence ATGAAAAATACAATAATTGAATGCAAGGATGTCAGTTTCACGTACGATCGTACGGAAGTCCTTGAACATATATCGTTGAAAGTCGAGCAGGGTGAGTTTTGGGCGCTTATTGGTCCAAATGGTTCTGGGAAGTCGACGTTGATCAAACTCATATTAGGCTTGATAAAACCAAGCAGCGGTTCAATCGAATTGTTTGGTGAGAACATTTCATCGTTTCGTCAACGTGAGCGGATCGGTTATGTTTCCCAAAAGTCGAACGCTTTCAATTCCGGCTTTCCGGCCACTGTCTTGGAAGTAGTCCGAAGTGGTTTGACCCGTAAAACTGGACTGTTCAAGCGATTTACAAAAAGGGAAGACCAACAGGCGATGGAGGCTTTGAAAATCGTCAAAATGGATTCCTATCATTCGCGTCCGATTGGCGAGCTTTCCGGCGGTCAACAACAACGGGTTTTCATTGCCAGAGCGCTTGTTGGGAAACCGGATCTTCTCATCATGGATGAACCGACGGTAGGGATCGACCAGCAAAATATCGCGTCTTTCTATACTATGCTTCAAACGCTCAACCGTGAACATGGAATTGCCATCCTGCTTGTGACGCATGAAATAGATATTGTCACCGATCTGGCATCGCATGTCGCATGTCTAAATCGGACAATCCATTTCCATGGCGTACAGTCAGACTATAAGAAAATGGACGATATTGACATATCGAACTGGTATGGTCATCCTGTGCGCAGAGTCCACCAAAGCGATGGGGAGGTGGAAAAATGA
- the vrrA gene encoding VrrA/YqfQ family protein: MRYQSFYPFMRQQQSPPVAMRQSGFGPQFQPGNQQMPRQPFPGPGMGNQLGAAGQGAPGQNTSKMEMYMQTANRFMNTAQQYAPLIQQFAPMLQNLPAMWKLYKGFQSLPSAGTAAQSTAKAAAAAAPRVAAGTSTPRIFQPPTL; this comes from the coding sequence ATGAGATATCAATCCTTCTATCCATTCATGCGGCAACAGCAGTCACCCCCCGTGGCAATGAGACAATCCGGGTTTGGCCCACAATTCCAGCCCGGAAACCAGCAAATGCCTAGACAACCTTTCCCTGGTCCAGGCATGGGGAATCAACTTGGCGCCGCAGGTCAAGGAGCACCTGGACAAAACACGTCCAAAATGGAAATGTACATGCAGACAGCAAACCGATTCATGAATACTGCTCAACAATACGCTCCGCTGATCCAGCAATTTGCTCCGATGCTTCAAAATTTGCCGGCGATGTGGAAATTATATAAAGGTTTCCAATCACTCCCGTCAGCCGGAACTGCTGCGCAAAGCACAGCTAAAGCAGCTGCAGCTGCTGCGCCTAGAGTAGCCGCAGGCACATCTACACCTCGTATTTTCCAGCCACCGACTTTATAA
- a CDS encoding tRNA (adenine(22)-N(1))-methyltransferase TrmK, translating to MNPLKLSERLATVASFIEKGAVMADIGSDHAYLPCHLVRAGAIERAVAGEVAKGPYESAVANVAKEGLSEVITVRLANGLAAIRKEDEVDAVTIAGMGGTLIAGILEDGKARLEGVKRIIAQPNIHAIAIRSWCQDNGWTLVDERILKEDDKIYEVLVLERGEAAFSEVELLVGPFLMAEKSLVFMEKWTRELEEWKRVLRAIETAGHSEDAEKKKVQLQAKIEMVGKVLSN from the coding sequence TTGAATCCATTAAAATTATCAGAACGTCTTGCGACAGTGGCATCATTTATTGAAAAAGGGGCCGTTATGGCTGATATTGGAAGCGATCACGCCTATTTGCCATGTCATCTTGTTCGCGCAGGGGCCATTGAGCGGGCGGTTGCAGGGGAAGTAGCCAAAGGACCATACGAGTCTGCCGTTGCCAACGTAGCAAAGGAAGGACTCTCCGAGGTAATCACTGTCCGGCTTGCGAATGGGCTTGCTGCAATCCGAAAAGAAGATGAAGTAGATGCCGTCACAATTGCCGGGATGGGGGGGACGTTGATTGCCGGTATTTTGGAAGACGGCAAAGCACGGCTGGAAGGAGTTAAACGCATTATCGCTCAACCGAATATCCATGCGATCGCGATTCGGTCTTGGTGCCAAGACAACGGCTGGACCCTTGTGGATGAGCGCATACTGAAGGAAGACGACAAAATTTATGAAGTCCTCGTTTTGGAGAGGGGCGAGGCGGCATTTTCCGAAGTAGAACTGTTAGTCGGACCTTTTCTGATGGCCGAAAAATCGCTGGTTTTCATGGAAAAATGGACGCGGGAGCTGGAGGAGTGGAAACGGGTTCTACGTGCCATCGAAACTGCAGGTCATTCGGAGGATGCTGAAAAAAAGAAGGTTCAATTACAAGCGAAAATTGAAATGGTAGGGAAGGTGTTGTCGAATTGA
- a CDS encoding metal ABC transporter permease, which produces MIEAILTYDFLQNAFLSGMIIGIVAPLLGLFIVVRRLALIADALSHVALAGIAGSLYLSQQVLFFSALNPVYLGMAAAVGGSLLIERLRGAYRHFEELAIPIILSAGIGFAAIFISLAKGFGTDLVGYLFGSVSAVSRQDLGIVAVIALCVIGFIYFFYKELFALSFDREYAKVSGVHGKVIQTVFMIIVALVIGASMRIVGILLVSSLMTLPVAAAIQLAKSFKGAMLYSIGIGELSVLIGLIAAYYLDIAPGGTIVITSVIILLLVLLFKKTLRKMVGTKGEADLI; this is translated from the coding sequence ATGATTGAGGCTATTCTGACGTATGATTTTCTTCAAAATGCGTTTTTGTCGGGGATGATCATTGGAATCGTGGCACCGTTGCTCGGTTTGTTCATTGTTGTGAGACGGCTTGCCCTCATTGCTGATGCGCTGAGCCATGTGGCGCTTGCCGGGATAGCGGGGAGTCTGTACCTGAGCCAGCAAGTATTGTTTTTCTCGGCGCTGAATCCTGTTTATTTGGGCATGGCAGCTGCGGTGGGCGGTTCTTTGTTAATTGAACGGCTGAGGGGGGCATACCGGCATTTTGAGGAACTTGCCATCCCGATCATTTTGTCAGCGGGCATCGGATTTGCGGCAATCTTCATCTCACTGGCAAAAGGCTTTGGGACGGACCTCGTCGGCTATCTTTTCGGTTCCGTTTCGGCAGTAAGCCGGCAGGACTTAGGAATCGTCGCTGTTATTGCGCTTTGCGTAATTGGCTTTATATATTTCTTTTACAAGGAATTATTTGCCCTGTCGTTTGATCGAGAGTACGCCAAAGTATCTGGCGTTCATGGCAAAGTGATTCAAACAGTTTTCATGATCATTGTGGCACTTGTAATTGGGGCGTCAATGCGGATTGTCGGGATTCTGCTCGTATCCTCCTTGATGACACTGCCGGTTGCTGCGGCCATCCAACTGGCGAAAAGTTTTAAGGGGGCTATGCTTTATTCGATCGGAATTGGTGAGTTATCTGTCTTGATTGGTTTGATCGCAGCATATTACCTTGATATCGCGCCTGGTGGTACAATCGTGATTACATCGGTCATCATTTTATTGCTCGTCTTATTATTTAAAAAGACTTTGCGTAAAATGGTTGGAACAAAAGGGGAGGCGGATTTGATATGA